The genomic window CTGGTGGCACTGAGCGGCTTTTGTGCCGTGGCACTGGGGGCCTTTGGCAGTCACGGCCTGCGTGGGCGTCTGACGCCGGACATGCTGGATGTGTTCCAGACCGCCGTGAGCTATCAGTTCTACCATAGCCTGGCCTGGCTGGCGGTGGTACTACTGGGCCTGCAGCAGCCGTCGCGATGGCTGCGCCTGGGCG from Marinobacterium aestuarii includes these protein-coding regions:
- a CDS encoding DUF423 domain-containing protein, with the protein product MNTVISLRLVALSGFCAVALGAFGSHGLRGRLTPDMLDVFQTAVSYQFYHSLAWLAVVLLGLQQPSRWLRLGGICFGLGILLFCGSLYILALSGIRWLGAVTPLGGLAFLAGWLMLGLAACRFSASKQ